In Nitrospira sp., the following proteins share a genomic window:
- a CDS encoding DEAD/DEAH box helicase family protein has protein sequence MKTLPPWTAPLRDWQRRALVAVQTHQTADFLAMATPAAGKTRFALRVAHEFLAKGAVRRVLVVCPTNHLRTQWSEAAGKIGLQLDPALTNDQASEAPDYHGAVVTYQQVSLAPAIFQRACKSQATLLILDELHHAGDGKHWGKALRMAFDPAVFRVILSGTPFRSDNNPIPFIRYEQGESHADFAYGYTEAIKDSVCRPIVFPSYEGELTWLSDGREHTATFEDGLKFDLQRERLKTALLQESWLGPVITDAHKQLTRLRKEEQADAGGLIVAMDQDHARWVSELIGKITGTKAVVAVSDDPGASRTIASFSDHKTQAWLVAVNMVSEGVDIPRLRVGVYGTNVLTEMYFRQVVGRFVRMQDGMPSPQRAWLYLPKDPILVHYARQIRAERDHVLEDIMPAGQRDLFGRITVSSTKEYMPLNAVAKLDSLIGEEDPRGEGGGAVAGDIAVSLHEQKLDLRETHRLLVASVARKTGVDHRRLNAELIARTGGRVDQATTEQLQKRIQLLERWQEKGYDGKR, from the coding sequence ATGAAGACCCTACCTCCCTGGACGGCTCCGTTACGCGATTGGCAGCGCCGTGCGCTCGTCGCCGTCCAGACCCATCAGACGGCGGATTTTCTCGCCATGGCGACGCCGGCCGCCGGGAAAACCCGCTTTGCGCTGCGCGTCGCGCACGAGTTTCTCGCCAAGGGAGCCGTTCGTCGTGTCCTGGTCGTCTGTCCGACTAACCATCTGCGTACCCAGTGGTCGGAAGCCGCCGGAAAAATAGGCCTCCAGCTCGATCCGGCATTGACGAACGATCAAGCCAGCGAAGCCCCCGATTATCACGGGGCCGTGGTGACCTATCAGCAGGTCAGCCTTGCCCCGGCGATCTTTCAACGCGCGTGCAAAAGCCAAGCGACGCTCCTCATTTTAGATGAGTTGCACCATGCAGGAGACGGGAAGCACTGGGGGAAGGCGCTGCGCATGGCCTTCGATCCGGCGGTATTTCGGGTGATTCTTTCCGGCACGCCGTTTCGCTCCGACAATAACCCGATTCCGTTTATCCGTTACGAGCAGGGCGAGAGCCATGCGGACTTTGCGTACGGCTATACCGAGGCGATTAAGGACAGCGTGTGCCGTCCGATCGTCTTCCCCAGCTATGAAGGCGAATTGACCTGGCTCTCCGACGGTCGTGAGCACACGGCCACCTTCGAGGATGGACTGAAGTTCGATCTCCAACGCGAACGGTTGAAGACGGCGCTCTTGCAAGAGTCCTGGCTGGGTCCGGTCATTACCGACGCGCACAAGCAATTGACCAGACTCCGCAAGGAAGAGCAGGCCGATGCCGGCGGATTGATCGTCGCCATGGACCAGGATCACGCCCGTTGGGTCTCCGAGTTGATCGGGAAAATCACCGGAACGAAGGCGGTCGTGGCGGTGTCGGACGATCCGGGGGCATCACGGACCATCGCGTCCTTTTCCGATCATAAGACCCAAGCCTGGCTGGTCGCGGTGAACATGGTGAGCGAAGGGGTGGACATCCCCCGGTTACGGGTGGGCGTGTACGGGACCAACGTGTTGACGGAGATGTACTTCCGGCAGGTGGTCGGCCGATTCGTCCGCATGCAGGACGGCATGCCCTCACCGCAACGAGCGTGGCTCTATTTGCCCAAAGATCCGATCCTGGTTCACTACGCCCGGCAAATCAGAGCGGAGCGCGACCATGTTCTGGAAGACATCATGCCCGCCGGACAACGGGATTTGTTCGGCCGGATCACTGTGTCCAGCACCAAAGAATACATGCCGTTGAATGCGGTGGCGAAGCTCGACTCGCTCATCGGGGAAGAAGACCCGCGAGGGGAGGGTGGTGGCGCCGTCGCGGGGGATATTGCCGTCTCATTGCACGAACAGAAGCTCGATCTGCGCGAAACGCATCGACTCCTGGTAGCGTCGGTGGCGAGAAAAACCGGCGTGGATCACCGTCGGCTCAATGCGGAATTGATCGCGCGAACCGGCGGTCGCGTCGATCAGGCGACGACCGAGCAGCTGCAAAAGCGCATTCAACTGTTGGAGCGGTGGCAGGAAAAGGGGTATGACGGCAAACGATAA
- a CDS encoding thioredoxin family protein produces the protein MLLVSPSCGACPSAKSLWKQLRVKYSFSYREVDITTPDGAELANRHSVRAVPATIIDGRLTFVGVPSRESAEKALLLKMKPRE, from the coding sequence ATGTTATTGGTTTCTCCCAGCTGTGGAGCGTGTCCCTCGGCCAAAAGCCTCTGGAAGCAGCTGCGGGTGAAATATAGTTTTTCCTACCGGGAAGTCGACATCACCACTCCCGATGGCGCTGAGTTGGCCAATCGCCATTCGGTGCGGGCGGTGCCTGCCACGATTATCGATGGACGACTGACCTTTGTCGGTGTGCCGAGTCGGGAAAGCGCCGAAAAGGCGTTGCTCTTGAAAATGAAGCCGCGCGAATAA
- a CDS encoding DNA topoisomerase IV subunit A, with protein sequence MATKQKQTTAVEKKLISLADIVIAAADRSKDPTFAIPIRALSNVSFNERKGLIEMGSKKQARSFFNVGMAKKFMQTVLVADALSELQRADLTTSLREIYYRTKHTIQDSHENTFDTQDESDPVIEDLEVSLAALREELHVRAENSGSIVGPVVFGDDGDRVDCAKLGKGGYSVPSIVEPEYLEIRRCTADFLLLVEKGTQWNRLSEDKFWRRYNCVLLTGNGQPPRGVRRLARRLHEEHKLPVYVLVDNDPWGYYIYSVIKQGSINLAFESQRMAIPKAKFIGLSSADPERYELPRNVGIKLNEKDIARAKELMNYQWFQKPAWQAEIKRMLTSGLKYELDSLANKDFQYLTKKYLPRKLKEKDWID encoded by the coding sequence ATGGCGACCAAACAGAAACAAACGACCGCCGTTGAGAAGAAGCTCATCAGCCTGGCGGATATTGTCATCGCGGCGGCTGACCGGTCGAAAGATCCGACGTTTGCGATTCCCATTCGGGCGCTGTCCAACGTGTCCTTCAATGAGCGCAAGGGTCTCATTGAGATGGGGAGTAAGAAGCAGGCCCGGTCGTTCTTCAACGTCGGGATGGCCAAGAAGTTTATGCAGACGGTGCTCGTTGCCGATGCCCTTTCTGAACTCCAGCGGGCGGACCTCACCACGTCGCTTCGAGAAATCTACTACCGGACAAAACATACGATTCAAGATTCCCATGAGAACACCTTCGATACCCAGGATGAATCGGACCCGGTCATCGAAGATCTTGAAGTGTCGCTTGCGGCGTTACGCGAAGAGCTGCATGTGCGGGCGGAGAACAGCGGGAGCATCGTCGGGCCGGTCGTGTTTGGCGATGACGGCGATCGAGTGGACTGTGCCAAGCTCGGGAAAGGCGGGTATTCGGTCCCGTCGATCGTCGAACCGGAATATCTGGAGATCCGCCGCTGCACAGCCGATTTTCTACTGCTCGTGGAAAAGGGAACGCAGTGGAATCGCCTCTCGGAAGATAAGTTCTGGCGCCGGTATAATTGCGTCCTGCTGACCGGCAACGGCCAGCCGCCGCGCGGAGTCCGCCGGCTGGCGCGCCGGCTTCACGAAGAGCATAAGTTGCCGGTGTACGTACTGGTCGATAACGATCCCTGGGGGTACTACATCTATTCCGTGATCAAGCAGGGTTCGATCAATCTGGCCTTCGAAAGCCAGCGCATGGCCATCCCCAAAGCCAAGTTCATCGGGCTGTCGAGCGCCGACCCGGAACGGTACGAGCTGCCCCGGAATGTGGGCATCAAGCTGAACGAGAAGGACATCGCGCGGGCGAAAGAGCTGATGAACTACCAATGGTTCCAGAAGCCGGCCTGGCAAGCGGAGATCAAGCGCATGCTGACCAGCGGGCTCAAGTACGAGCTGGACTCGCTCGCCAATAAAGATTTTCAATACCTGACCAAAAAGTATCTGCCGAGAAAGCTCAAGGAAAAAGATTGGATCGATTAG